The following coding sequences are from one Mycoplasma tullyi window:
- a CDS encoding FtsK/SpoIIIE domain-containing protein yields MNRELRDKKINLRGVVSDKNYIVRLTIVIFIGITLFLSFLRAPYFGEFLDGLVFDLMFFGTAKYIFYLASFIVLIILAFRQPIIYKIHKSKMFWLFILLVDLFILLIFGIVHYSLYLTNISQITLSTYVNEFFMKWTNSLWIHGKWLWQNDAPLLISGGLINSLFIAVNAFFPALIAVELALIVLTIIILFIGIYYNVKGFVKLKNKFIKVLGGVINKNFTPFYERWRTNNDKALVVPNNSEEDKESFVKEKQIDDLYYGNQNLDTHQSGFSNPVHQSQVKEELPEIRQKSVNERELNQSLLEVIVEKLEQLFKKENLDVELIDKKCGPTEVSLAYEFSDRKQIKRIKNLDKQFVDIFESNVVSINQKGNIVYFYTKAFNESKISLVDVMIKPDETTKNQLNCAIGIDQDFNPINFDLKKEKSLLFIGGLGSGKLACTISSLISLAISKPTTDLQLAIIDLPDSKLSKLDVLGHLVYPPINSIEETNQFFEKIMNEMKYRNKILEENNLETIDEYNDKNPNQKIKDFVICINDINDLLDYDFSNIFKIISYIYKVANKINVYLVLVANQITKALVDDDLITYYGKIINLRVDTPEESDLLVNNKDLYKLHKNGDFYVVDPKSRSTLTRGLSCFVEDYVLEDLRRHYSIKEY; encoded by the coding sequence ATGAATCGTGAATTAAGAGATAAAAAAATTAATCTAAGAGGGGTTGTATCTGATAAAAACTACATCGTTAGATTAACGATTGTTATTTTTATTGGCATTACCTTATTCTTAAGCTTTCTAAGAGCACCTTATTTTGGTGAGTTTTTAGATGGTTTAGTATTTGATTTAATGTTCTTTGGAACAGCTAAGTACATCTTTTATCTTGCGAGTTTTATTGTTTTAATTATCTTAGCGTTTCGCCAACCAATCATCTATAAGATTCACAAATCCAAGATGTTTTGGTTGTTTATCTTATTAGTAGATTTATTCATCTTATTAATTTTTGGAATAGTTCACTATTCACTTTATTTAACAAATATTAGTCAGATCACTTTATCAACTTATGTGAATGAGTTCTTCATGAAATGAACTAACTCATTATGAATACATGGTAAGTGGTTGTGACAAAATGATGCACCGTTATTAATCTCTGGTGGATTAATTAACAGTTTGTTTATTGCAGTTAATGCATTCTTCCCTGCATTAATTGCAGTTGAATTAGCATTAATCGTTTTAACGATCATCATCTTATTTATCGGGATCTATTACAACGTTAAAGGGTTTGTTAAATTAAAGAATAAATTTATCAAAGTTCTTGGTGGGGTAATTAATAAAAACTTCACTCCGTTTTATGAACGTTGAAGAACTAATAATGATAAAGCGTTAGTAGTTCCAAATAATTCTGAAGAAGACAAAGAAAGTTTTGTTAAAGAAAAACAGATCGATGATCTGTATTATGGTAATCAAAACTTAGATACTCACCAATCGGGTTTTTCAAATCCAGTTCATCAATCTCAAGTAAAAGAAGAGTTACCTGAGATCAGACAAAAATCAGTTAATGAACGTGAATTAAATCAATCACTACTAGAAGTGATTGTTGAAAAACTTGAACAGTTGTTTAAGAAAGAAAACTTAGATGTTGAACTAATTGATAAAAAATGTGGACCAACTGAAGTTAGTCTTGCTTATGAATTCAGTGATCGTAAACAGATCAAAAGAATTAAAAATTTGGATAAACAGTTTGTTGATATCTTTGAAAGTAATGTTGTCAGCATTAACCAAAAAGGTAATATCGTTTATTTCTACACCAAAGCATTTAATGAAAGTAAGATTTCATTAGTTGATGTGATGATCAAACCCGATGAAACAACAAAAAACCAATTGAATTGTGCAATCGGAATTGATCAAGATTTTAATCCAATCAATTTTGATCTAAAAAAAGAGAAAAGTCTTTTATTTATTGGTGGGTTGGGTTCAGGTAAACTTGCTTGTACGATTTCATCTTTAATTTCATTAGCGATCAGTAAACCTACAACCGATTTACAATTAGCGATCATCGATCTGCCCGATTCAAAACTATCTAAGTTAGATGTTTTAGGTCATTTGGTTTATCCACCAATTAACTCAATCGAAGAAACAAACCAATTCTTTGAAAAAATCATGAACGAGATGAAATATCGTAACAAGATTTTAGAAGAAAATAATCTTGAAACAATCGATGAATATAATGATAAAAATCCTAATCAAAAGATTAAGGATTTTGTCATCTGTATCAACGATATCAACGATCTATTAGACTATGATTTTTCAAATATATTTAAAATTATTTCGTATATTTATAAGGTAGCTAATAAGATCAATGTTTATCTAGTTTTAGTAGCTAACCAAATTACTAAAGCTTTAGTAGATGATGATCTAATCACTTATTATGGTAAGATAATCAATCTTAGGGTTGATACACCTGAAGAATCTGATCTATTAGTTAATAATAAAGATCTATACAAACTTCATAAGAATGGTGATTTTTATGTCGTTGATCCAAAATCAAGATCTACCTTAACTAGAGGTCTATCTTGTTTTGTTGAAGATTATGTATTAGAAGATCTAAGAAGACATTACAGTATTAAAGAGTATTAG
- a CDS encoding thioredoxin family protein, whose product MKTISLKELEQLIQTNTKPIFVKFAWADCGVCKMNAPIIEKVANQRQDQYDWYEIDVDKEQIWAEDQPNHQWAIKIVPVYMIFKNKQKVFEHVNFLAEDKLNTELDKHI is encoded by the coding sequence ATGAAAACTATTAGTTTAAAAGAATTAGAACAATTAATTCAAACAAATACCAAACCAATTTTTGTTAAGTTTGCTTGAGCAGATTGTGGTGTGTGCAAGATGAATGCACCGATTATTGAAAAGGTGGCAAACCAAAGACAAGACCAATACGATTGGTATGAAATTGATGTTGATAAAGAACAGATCTGAGCAGAAGATCAACCTAATCATCAATGAGCTATTAAGATCGTACCAGTATATATGATCTTTAAGAATAAACAAAAAGTTTTCGAACACGTTAATTTCTTAGCTGAAGATAAATTAAACACTGAACTAGATAAGCACATATAG
- the uvrA gene encoding excinuclease ABC subunit UvrA: protein MKKNKKDSANYISIVGARQNNLKNISLDIPKNQLVVITGLSGSGKSSLAFKTIYAEGQRRYLESLSPYARQFLGNNDKPDVDSIEGLSPSISIDQKSTSHNPRSTVGTVTEVYDFLRLLWSRVGDAYCINGHGKIKTTTIKQIIDQVLELKDESKLQILAPVIKLQKGTFKNEFEKFYKQGFMRVLVDGVVYSLDDKIELDKNQKHDISIVIDRLILNKDNQTKLRITDAIETALTVSNGLIQIIANDGDKYEFSLNHSCDQCGFFIPELEPRLFSFNSPIGACDYCKGLGFTYEPDVDKIIPNKELSINEGGIDYFKNRINTSSQDWQRFYSIIRHYGIDLNTPIKDLSKKEINYLLEGSDEPIEIVIESANRNGISSRLDYVEGIAKLIQRRHLETKSSMARDNYSKYTSEQKCKTCDGKKLSPAALSVKINNLDIIEFTNLNVNKALDFILGLEFNEEKTKIAKFVLKEILDRLHFLVNVGLEYLTLSRNASTLSGGESQRIRLATQIGSRLSGVLYVLDEPSIGLHQKDNDKLIKTLLSMRDLGNSLIVVEHDEETMMSADYLIDIGPGAGTYGGKVVAAGTVEEVMKNKDSLTGQYLSKKLEIELPKKLHPGNGQKIILKGASANNLKNINVEFPLNKLVVVTGVSGSGKSTLINQTLVNGIEKALFNKHVEEGKYKSLIGINNIDKIIKVSQDPIGRTPRSNPATYVSVFDDIREVFANVFEAKARGYTKSRFSFNVSGGRCDDCQGDGVKCIEMHFLPDVYVKCSSCNGKKYNEATLEIKYKNKSIYDVLEMSCQEALEFFKTIPAINRKLQLMCDVGLGYMKLSTNATELSGGEAQRIKLAKYLQRKATGNTIYVLDEPTTGLHAHDIKKLLSVLNRLVDNGDSVIVIEHNLELIKVADHIIDLGPNGGDDGGYLICAGTPQELVDNYTNSSYTARYLAKIMKS, encoded by the coding sequence ATGAAAAAGAATAAAAAAGATTCAGCCAATTATATCAGCATCGTTGGTGCTAGACAAAACAACCTGAAAAATATTAGTTTAGATATTCCCAAAAACCAGTTGGTGGTAATCACTGGTCTATCAGGTAGTGGGAAATCTTCTTTGGCATTTAAAACAATTTATGCCGAAGGTCAAAGAAGATATCTAGAATCATTATCACCTTATGCACGTCAGTTCTTGGGAAATAATGATAAACCTGATGTTGATTCAATTGAAGGGTTATCACCTTCAATTTCGATCGATCAAAAATCAACATCGCACAACCCTAGATCAACTGTGGGAACAGTAACTGAAGTGTATGACTTCTTAAGATTATTATGATCTAGGGTTGGGGATGCTTATTGTATTAATGGGCATGGCAAGATTAAAACAACAACAATCAAACAAATCATTGATCAGGTTTTAGAATTAAAAGACGAAAGTAAGTTGCAAATTCTAGCACCCGTTATTAAGTTACAAAAAGGAACGTTTAAAAACGAGTTTGAGAAATTCTACAAACAAGGTTTTATGCGGGTGTTAGTTGATGGTGTTGTTTATAGTTTGGATGATAAGATCGAATTAGATAAAAATCAAAAACACGATATTAGTATCGTGATTGATCGATTAATCCTTAATAAAGATAATCAAACTAAGCTAAGAATAACTGATGCGATTGAAACCGCATTAACTGTAAGTAATGGGTTAATTCAGATTATTGCTAATGACGGTGATAAATATGAGTTTTCATTAAATCACTCATGTGATCAATGTGGGTTCTTTATCCCTGAATTAGAACCTAGATTGTTTTCATTTAATAGCCCTATTGGAGCATGTGATTATTGTAAGGGTTTAGGTTTTACCTATGAACCTGATGTTGATAAGATTATTCCTAATAAGGAATTATCGATCAATGAAGGTGGGATAGATTATTTCAAGAATCGAATTAATACGTCGTCTCAGGACTGACAACGTTTTTATTCGATTATTCGCCATTATGGGATTGATCTAAATACTCCAATTAAGGATTTATCTAAAAAAGAGATTAATTATTTATTAGAAGGTTCAGATGAACCGATTGAGATCGTGATTGAATCTGCTAATCGTAACGGAATTAGTTCACGTCTAGATTATGTTGAAGGGATTGCGAAATTAATTCAAAGACGTCATTTAGAAACTAAGAGTTCTATGGCTAGAGATAACTATTCTAAATACACTTCTGAACAGAAGTGTAAAACTTGCGATGGCAAGAAGTTATCTCCAGCTGCACTAAGTGTTAAGATCAATAATCTTGATATTATCGAATTTACCAATCTTAATGTTAATAAAGCGTTAGACTTTATTCTAGGTTTAGAGTTCAATGAAGAAAAAACTAAGATTGCTAAATTCGTTTTAAAAGAGATCTTAGATCGTTTGCATTTCTTAGTTAATGTAGGGTTAGAATACTTAACCTTATCAAGAAATGCTTCGACTCTTTCAGGTGGGGAGTCGCAACGAATTAGGTTAGCAACCCAAATTGGTTCTAGATTATCTGGGGTGTTATATGTTTTAGATGAACCTTCAATTGGGTTGCACCAAAAAGATAATGATAAGTTAATAAAGACATTATTATCAATGCGTGATCTTGGTAATAGTTTAATTGTTGTTGAACACGATGAAGAAACAATGATGTCAGCTGATTATCTAATTGATATTGGTCCTGGCGCTGGGACTTATGGTGGTAAAGTTGTAGCAGCTGGAACTGTTGAAGAAGTGATGAAAAATAAAGATTCACTTACAGGTCAGTACTTATCTAAAAAATTAGAGATCGAATTACCTAAAAAACTTCATCCAGGTAATGGTCAAAAGATCATTCTTAAAGGTGCAAGTGCAAATAACTTAAAGAATATTAATGTTGAGTTTCCACTTAACAAGTTGGTGGTTGTTACTGGAGTTTCAGGTAGTGGTAAATCAACTTTAATTAACCAAACATTGGTTAATGGAATTGAAAAAGCTTTATTTAATAAACATGTTGAAGAAGGGAAATATAAATCATTAATTGGGATTAACAACATCGATAAAATAATTAAAGTTTCCCAAGATCCGATTGGTCGAACACCAAGATCAAATCCCGCTACTTATGTAAGTGTATTTGATGATATCCGAGAAGTGTTCGCTAATGTTTTTGAAGCAAAAGCAAGAGGATACACCAAATCTCGATTTTCATTTAACGTTTCAGGTGGACGATGTGATGATTGTCAAGGTGATGGGGTTAAATGTATTGAAATGCACTTCTTACCAGATGTTTATGTTAAATGTTCTAGTTGTAACGGTAAGAAGTACAATGAAGCCACTCTTGAAATCAAATATAAAAACAAATCAATCTATGATGTTCTAGAAATGTCGTGTCAAGAAGCACTTGAATTCTTTAAAACGATTCCAGCAATTAATCGCAAACTTCAGTTAATGTGTGATGTTGGTTTAGGCTATATGAAATTATCAACTAATGCCACTGAACTTTCAGGTGGAGAAGCTCAAAGAATAAAGTTAGCCAAATACTTACAAAGAAAAGCGACTGGTAATACGATCTATGTTTTAGATGAACCAACAACTGGACTTCATGCTCACGATATTAAGAAATTATTATCTGTATTAAACAGATTAGTTGATAACGGTGATTCAGTAATCGTGATTGAACACAACCTTGAATTAATCAAGGTTGCTGATCACATTATCGATCTTGGTCCAAATGGTGGAGATGATGGTGGTTATTTAATCTGTGCTGGTACACCACAAGAATTGGTGGATAATTACACAAATAGTTCTTACACAGCACGGTATTTAGCTAAAATTATGAAAAGTTAA
- the tsf gene encoding translation elongation factor Ts, whose amino-acid sequence MASITELIKQLRASTQAGFMDCKKALEATNNDIDEAIKWLRENGIAKAAKKVDNVASEGIIKLKLADQKAVVLEINSQTDFVTKNDQFIAFSNELVDLVHAKELTDVAQIEQLKLANGSTVSETQINLTAIIGEKISLRRVALVKEEADNSLATYLHSNNRIGVIVKTSKTDDKEFLKHLAMHIAASNPKFLSQKDVSADFIAKEREIAEAQALSEGKPKEFVGRIIDGRINKILEEVCLVNQKFLVNQEQTVEQAAKAKNVEILSFIRYEVGEGIEKQVTNFADEVKAQMK is encoded by the coding sequence ATGGCATCAATTACAGAATTAATTAAACAACTAAGAGCTAGTACTCAAGCTGGCTTTATGGATTGTAAAAAAGCTTTAGAAGCTACAAATAACGACATCGACGAAGCAATTAAGTGATTAAGAGAAAACGGAATTGCTAAAGCAGCTAAAAAAGTTGATAACGTTGCATCTGAAGGAATCATCAAACTTAAGTTAGCTGATCAAAAAGCGGTTGTTTTAGAAATCAACTCACAAACTGACTTTGTGACAAAAAACGATCAATTTATCGCTTTTTCTAATGAATTAGTTGATTTAGTTCACGCTAAAGAACTTACTGATGTAGCACAAATCGAACAACTTAAATTAGCAAATGGTTCTACAGTAAGTGAAACCCAAATTAATTTAACAGCTATTATTGGTGAAAAGATTTCATTAAGAAGAGTAGCTTTAGTTAAAGAAGAAGCAGACAATTCATTAGCAACTTACTTACACTCTAATAACCGAATTGGGGTTATTGTTAAAACTTCAAAAACTGATGATAAAGAATTCTTAAAACACTTAGCTATGCACATTGCTGCATCTAACCCTAAATTCTTATCACAAAAAGATGTATCAGCTGATTTCATCGCTAAAGAAAGAGAAATCGCTGAAGCTCAAGCTTTATCAGAAGGTAAACCTAAAGAATTCGTTGGTCGAATTATTGATGGAAGAATCAACAAAATCCTTGAAGAAGTTTGTTTAGTTAACCAAAAATTCTTAGTTAACCAAGAACAAACTGTAGAACAAGCTGCTAAAGCTAAAAATGTGGAAATCTTAAGCTTTATTAGATATGAAGTTGGTGAAGGGATTGAAAAACAAGTAACCAACTTCGCTGACGAAGTAAAAGCTCAGATGAAATAA
- the pyrH gene encoding UMP kinase yields the protein MQKPNIIIKISGASLQDKNSNDCYSYQKINNLADQLKILANKYNIGLIVGGGNIFRGKLAQDFGVEINKADYIGMLATVINSTLLESKLQSLGLKTKVLSALEVKGLTNEINPKSLADIFSDCQVAFFAGGTGNSHFTTDTATVLRAIQINADLVLIGKDGVDGVYTDDPKKNKDAKFIEHTTYQQALSDQLRVMDLTAFSLAMDHNLKLLIFNIEAEQSIIKTIENKNKHTKITN from the coding sequence ATGCAAAAGCCAAATATCATTATTAAAATTAGCGGTGCTTCATTACAAGATAAGAATAGCAATGATTGCTATTCTTATCAAAAGATTAATAATTTGGCAGATCAACTAAAAATCTTAGCTAATAAATATAATATTGGCTTAATCGTTGGTGGAGGAAATATCTTCAGGGGTAAACTGGCCCAAGATTTTGGTGTTGAAATCAATAAGGCTGATTACATCGGGATGTTAGCAACCGTAATTAATTCAACGCTATTAGAATCAAAACTACAATCACTAGGATTAAAAACTAAAGTTTTATCAGCACTAGAAGTAAAAGGATTAACTAATGAGATTAATCCAAAGAGTTTAGCTGATATCTTTAGTGATTGTCAGGTTGCCTTTTTTGCAGGTGGGACAGGGAACTCTCACTTTACAACTGATACAGCAACCGTATTAAGAGCGATCCAGATTAATGCTGATTTAGTTCTAATTGGTAAAGATGGTGTTGATGGAGTTTATACGGACGATCCTAAAAAGAACAAGGATGCTAAATTTATCGAACACACCACTTATCAACAAGCATTAAGTGATCAATTGCGTGTTATGGATCTAACTGCATTTAGTTTGGCAATGGATCATAACTTAAAGCTATTAATTTTTAATATTGAAGCTGAACAATCAATTATTAAAACGATTGAAAATAAAAACAAACACACAAAGATAACTAATTAA
- the frr gene encoding ribosome recycling factor yields the protein MEFKTYSDFFDKNANSIINWFESELAKVRSGRANLQILDNVRAEYYGEPTPLIEMASLSIPEPREILIKPYEKSSVNPIQSALLKANLNLTPVVDGDKIRIKLPMLTEENRKENVKKVKAIGEKAKQEIRFIRRDTLNKIKSDKIADKDLNKHFEEQVDKVTKKYIDQIDGILAKKEKDLLSL from the coding sequence ATGGAATTTAAAACATATTCGGATTTTTTTGATAAAAATGCTAATTCAATTATTAATTGATTTGAAAGTGAATTAGCTAAGGTTAGATCAGGAAGAGCTAACCTTCAGATCTTAGATAATGTAAGAGCTGAATATTATGGTGAACCAACACCATTAATTGAGATGGCAAGTTTATCAATTCCTGAACCTAGAGAGATCTTAATAAAGCCATATGAAAAATCTTCAGTTAATCCGATTCAATCAGCTTTATTAAAAGCTAACTTAAATCTAACTCCAGTAGTTGATGGGGATAAGATTCGGATTAAGTTACCGATGTTAACTGAAGAAAACCGTAAAGAAAACGTTAAAAAAGTTAAAGCGATTGGAGAAAAAGCTAAACAAGAAATCCGTTTTATCCGTCGTGATACTTTAAATAAGATCAAATCAGATAAGATTGCTGATAAAGATCTAAACAAACATTTTGAAGAACAAGTAGATAAAGTTACCAAAAAATACATCGATCAAATCGATGGTATTCTAGCTAAAAAAGAAAAAGACTTACTAAGCCTATAA